The nucleotide window AGTGGTTTTTAAATACTCGTGATGACGTAAGGTCATCATATTATTTAGAAATCCCGGCGACAGAGTTTGGCATTCAAGGATTAGAATTAGATTGGGTTGGTGCTTGTTGGGATTTAGATTTAAGGCGAAACGGTCAGGATTGGGATTTCAATGCTTTCAAAGGAACAAAATGGCAGAAGGTTAGTAAAGTCGAAACGAGACAGTTTATACTTAATAAGTATCGAGTTTTGCTTACGAGGGCGCGTGAAGGAATGGTAATATTCGTTCCTGTAGGAGATATCAACGACCACACTCGGCCACCTGAATATTATAATAACATTGCAAGCTATCTAATGTCTTGTGGGGTTAGAGAACTACCAGCATTTCAGGCTTAGTATCCTTATTCCTGATCCGAGACATATTGTAGCTGCGGATTTCTTTACTGTGTACGTCGGTCATTACACAAAGTTAATACCCTTCCTCATCCCTCGTCGCAAAGGTATTGCCTTGGCGGATATCCCCCGTGTCGAAGCCTTTTTTAAACCAGTAGGCGCGCTGGGCGCTTGTGCCGTGGGTAAAGCTGTCGGGTTCCACGCGGCCGGTGCTTTGCTGTTGCAGGCGGTCGTCGCCAATGGCATGGGCGGCCGTGAGGGCACTATCAATATCCGCGCGATTGATCACTATACCTTTATCGCGGGCACGCTGCTCGTAATGCGCCCAAACCCCGGCGTAAAAGTCGGCCTGCAGTTCCAGCTTGACAGATAGCTTGTTGTATTCCGTTTCGCTCAGCTGCTGACGGGCCTGGTCCATTTTTTCGCTCACGCCCAGCAGGTTCTGCACGTGGTGACCAACCTCGTGGGCAATTACGTAGGCCTTGGCGGCATCGCCGGGCGCATTGAAACGCTCGCTTAGTTCGTTAAAAAAAGACAGGTCAAGGTATACCTTGCGGTCGGCGGGGCAATAGAACGGCCCTGTGGCCGAACTGGCAAAGCCGCAGCCCTCGGCATCTACCGCGTCCTGGTACAGGTGCAGGGTGGGCCGCTCATAGGTGCGCCCCATACTGGTGAACAGGCTGTCCCAAACATCTTCGGTACCGGCAAAAACCACGCTGGCAAAGCGTTTCTCATTACTCATGGGTCCGCTAACCTTGGTGGTTTGCTGCTGCTGGGATTGATCGGGCAGGCCGCTGTTAAATAGTTGCCCTACATTAACGCCGGTAAACATGTAAATAATGCCCGCTATAAGGCCTACAATGCCGCCGCCATATATAATACCGCGACCACCGCCGCTGCTGCTGCCTTCTTCTACATTATCGCTTTCGCGTCCGCCAAACCATTGCATAATTGTAAGTTTTTTGGAATAACAGGGAGTAAGGGGCGATTGTTTTATTTGTCACTTGCCCGGTGAGGTGCTGAAACAGGCTCAGCATGGCGCAATTATAGCCTACGTTAAGCAAAAGCCATTGCCTGCTTTTTACTTATTATCCTTCATTCCATCAGTAAAAAACTGCGTTTTCTTTTCTGCCGAGAATTTATTGCTATTGTAGGTTTTTGATTGCCCTTTGGGGATAGTAAGGGATTGCCATTGGTCACCTGAAAGCATTTTACCCAGCATTACCATTTGGCCAATGTGATAGGGCAAATGCGCCAGTTGCCGGTTCATGGCTTCTAACACGGTATGGGCTTCATTGCGGATGTATACGGTTTTGGTCAGGTCATCACCTACCAGCGGGTCTATAGCGTCGAAAAGGCAGGCCCAGCCCTTTTCCCACAGGTCAATTACTTGTTGTTTGGTGATGCCGGAATCCTCAAACTCATCATCGCGGTCGCGCGAGGGTTTTTCACCGTCCGAGCTTAAAAAGTCCGTCCAGCGGGAAATGGAATTTCCTGAAATATGTTTGATGATTACCGCCAGGCTGTTACTGGCTTCGTTATATTGCCAGTGGATGCCTTGCTCGTCAACCCGTTCAATCACAGCATCGCCTATGGTTTTATAATAACGGAAAAGCTTTTTGCTGCTTTCAAGATAATTGGTGCTGCTATCCATAGATCAGAATTTAATATAGTTCAAATATATGTATTGCATCAATTGAAGCAGCAATGTAAAGCTTTCATTGCTACCATTATGGTATCAGGCGATTGTTGGCGTTGCTGGTTGTCATTACACGTGTTCGGAAGAAATTCCGCTGCCGTTGTTGGTGTTGTCACCAACAACGAATTCCATTTTGCATTTAAAATGGTTGGGATAAATTGGCATAAATTGTTGTGACAGCGGTGAGAATTATGGCAAACAATGGCAGAATAATGCGGGAGATTATGAGTTGTTGGTGACAACACCAACAACGGCGCAGTGATTGCTACTAACAACGCTGTCGTTAATCACCTTGATAATGTGTCAATAATCCAAAATCATCAACTCCTGTTTTATAAAAATTAGCTGATGAGGTATTTTATATCTTCCTGTAATCGGCCGTGCCGTTGTTGGTGTTGTCACCAACAACTATCATTAATCACCTTGATAATGTGTCAATAATCCAAAATCATCAACTCCTGTTTTGTAAAAATTAGCTGATGAATATTTATAACTCTCCGGGCAATCGGCTAATTGCCACTTTTCTTGTAGTGGATTGCGATGTATATATTCCAGTTTTTGTAATGTTATGGCTGGGCTCCACAATTCAACACTTAAAGGATTTCGTTCCCAAAATTGATATTCCCTATCTTTTGCAGATACTTTAAAATTGTTTAAAGACAGATTGTTTGTATCCAATAACCTGAACTTCATTTGCTGAGCGGTAAATTTCATAAACCGCATTTGCACCCTATCATATTTAAACCCATCCTGAATTTGCCACAATAAATGAATGTGATTTGGCATAATCATATAACCATAAACCACAATACTTCCTTCATTTTTAAGAAACTGTAAGCTTTTAATTATGATGTCCTTGTAGCTATTTTCTTCTAATAGGTTTTGCCAATTTAATATGGTGGCGGTAAAGAAAGTGGGATGATATTCAAAATTGATTTTATCCATTTATGACAATAGCATGGTTAATAGTTGTTGGTGACAACGGTGTAGCGCAGCATATTAATAGTTGTTGGTGACAACACCAACAACGGCGCAGCGTAGAGATTTTGTTTAGCGTTATATTAAACCACCACCTTCTCCCGGTTCAGCAGCTTCCAGATCGCATCTACATATTCCCGGTCGTTAGCCAGGCGGGGTACTTTATGCTGACCGCCAAGTTTGCCGCGCTCTTTCATCCATTGCAAAAAGGTGCCTTGTGGTACAGGGTGCACCACTGGTCGACGCAGTGCCATGTCTTTAAAGCGTTTGGCATCGTAGTCTGAGTTTAGCTTGCGCAGCGTTTCATCCAGCAGGTCCACAAAGCGGTCAAACTCCTGCGGATTTTGTTCAAATTCTATCAGCCATTCATGCCCGCCCGATTCATCGTCTTTAAAATAAATAGGCGCGGCGGTATAATCGCGGATGATAGCGCCGGTGTAGCGGCAGGCTTTATCCAATGCGCGCTCGGCATTATCGATGATCAGCTCTTCGCCAAAGGCATTAATAAAGTGTTTGGTACGCCCTGTAATTTGAATGCGATAAGGCGATAAAGAGGTAAAGCGTACCGTATCGCCTATTAGATAACGCCATAGCCCGGCGTTGGTGGAAATAACCAGCGCATAGTTTTTGTCAAGTTCAACCTGGTCTAAAGTAAGCGTAGGCGGTTCTACATCGTTTAGATGTTCAAAAGGGATAAACTCGTAAAAAATGCCGTAATCCAGCATCAGCAGCATATCGCCGCTATCGCTGGTATCCTGTATCCCAAAAAAGCCTTCCGATGCATTGTAAATATCAATATAATACATCTCCTCGCTGGGGATCAGCTGCTTAAACACATCGCGGTAAGGGGTAAAATTAACTGCGCCGTGGAAATATAGTTCCAGGTTGGGCCAAACTTCCAGCAGGTTATTTTTGCCGGTAATTTCCAGTATACGCTTAAATAACAGCAAGTTCCAGGTGGGTACACCGCTAATGCTGGTTACGTTTACATCCTTGGTGGCATAGGCCATTTTTTCTATCTTCTCATCAAAGTTTTCCAGCAGGGCTATATCCAGGTGCGGGGTACGATAAAACTCGGCCCAAAGGGGCAGGTTTTTCATGATCACTGCAGACAGATCGCCCGAAAAACTATCGGAGTTTAGCTGGCTAACCTGCGCGCTGCCCCCCAGTGTTAAACTTTTACCGGTGAAGATGCGGGCATTGGGGCGGTTGTTGAAGTACAGCGTCAGCATATCCTTGCCCCCCTTAAAGTGGCATTCCTCTAAAGATTCCTCACTTACGGGGATAAACTTACTCCTGTCGTTTGTAGTGCCCGATGATTTGGCAAACCACCTGATCTCGGACGGCCACAACACATTTTGCTCGCCTTTCAGCATCCGCTCAATATAGGGCTTCAGGGTATCGTAAGTCTGTATGGGTACGCGCTGTTTAAACTGCGCGTAGTTTTCGATGCTTTTGTAATGGTGTTGTTTACCCCACTCGGTATTTTCGGCCCAGGATATGAGTTGTTCAAACCATTCTTCCTGTACCTCGTTGGGGTATTTCATAAAAAGCTCTATCTGGTGGATACGCTTTTTAATAAACCAGGTAAAAACAGAGTTAAATATTGTCATGCAGGCTAAAGCAGATGTTAGCGCAATTTAAGGATTAAAAACTTTTCTTTTCAAAACAAAATTACTCCCCAGGTATACTTTTCTCACCATTTCGTTATTAGCCAGCACTTCAGGTTCACCGCTTTCTAAAATTTTCCCTTCAAACAGCAGGTAAGCCCGGTCGGTTATCGATAGGGTTTCCTGTACGTTATGGTCGGTAATTAATATACCGATGTTCTTATGTTTTAGTTTGGCTACCAGT belongs to Mucilaginibacter boryungensis and includes:
- a CDS encoding GH3 auxin-responsive promoter family protein; the encoded protein is MTIFNSVFTWFIKKRIHQIELFMKYPNEVQEEWFEQLISWAENTEWGKQHHYKSIENYAQFKQRVPIQTYDTLKPYIERMLKGEQNVLWPSEIRWFAKSSGTTNDRSKFIPVSEESLEECHFKGGKDMLTLYFNNRPNARIFTGKSLTLGGSAQVSQLNSDSFSGDLSAVIMKNLPLWAEFYRTPHLDIALLENFDEKIEKMAYATKDVNVTSISGVPTWNLLLFKRILEITGKNNLLEVWPNLELYFHGAVNFTPYRDVFKQLIPSEEMYYIDIYNASEGFFGIQDTSDSGDMLLMLDYGIFYEFIPFEHLNDVEPPTLTLDQVELDKNYALVISTNAGLWRYLIGDTVRFTSLSPYRIQITGRTKHFINAFGEELIIDNAERALDKACRYTGAIIRDYTAAPIYFKDDESGGHEWLIEFEQNPQEFDRFVDLLDETLRKLNSDYDAKRFKDMALRRPVVHPVPQGTFLQWMKERGKLGGQHKVPRLANDREYVDAIWKLLNREKVVV
- a CDS encoding DUF1572 family protein; amino-acid sequence: MDSSTNYLESSKKLFRYYKTIGDAVIERVDEQGIHWQYNEASNSLAVIIKHISGNSISRWTDFLSSDGEKPSRDRDDEFEDSGITKQQVIDLWEKGWACLFDAIDPLVGDDLTKTVYIRNEAHTVLEAMNRQLAHLPYHIGQMVMLGKMLSGDQWQSLTIPKGQSKTYNSNKFSAEKKTQFFTDGMKDNK
- a CDS encoding transposase, whose product is MDKINFEYHPTFFTATILNWQNLLEENSYKDIIIKSLQFLKNEGSIVVYGYMIMPNHIHLLWQIQDGFKYDRVQMRFMKFTAQQMKFRLLDTNNLSLNNFKVSAKDREYQFWERNPLSVELWSPAITLQKLEYIHRNPLQEKWQLADCPESYKYSSANFYKTGVDDFGLLTHYQGD
- the ypfJ gene encoding KPN_02809 family neutral zinc metallopeptidase; translation: MQWFGGRESDNVEEGSSSGGGRGIIYGGGIVGLIAGIIYMFTGVNVGQLFNSGLPDQSQQQQTTKVSGPMSNEKRFASVVFAGTEDVWDSLFTSMGRTYERPTLHLYQDAVDAEGCGFASSATGPFYCPADRKVYLDLSFFNELSERFNAPGDAAKAYVIAHEVGHHVQNLLGVSEKMDQARQQLSETEYNKLSVKLELQADFYAGVWAHYEQRARDKGIVINRADIDSALTAAHAIGDDRLQQQSTGRVEPDSFTHGTSAQRAYWFKKGFDTGDIRQGNTFATRDEEGY